CCCTCGGGCGTGCGGATATCGTCGAAGGTCTTGCTGGTGAAGAGCGTCAGCAGGAGGTCGCGAGTCTGCGGCAGACGGGCCTGCATCGCCGGCGGGATCTCGGCGTTGCCGAAGTCGATCTGAAAGGTGGCCTTCAGGTAGCGCCGCCCGCCGTCGTCGGCGAGGTTGGCGATGAACGGATCGAGCGAGAGGAGGCTGCCCTTCCCCGCTCCGGCGCCGCCATGGCCCGCCGCGGCCGGCTCGCCATGGCCGTCACCCCCGTGGCCCCCCTCCTCGACGGCCGCGGTCGCCTCGGCGTGCTTCGGCGCGCCGCCCGCGAACGGACCGATCCCGAGGTACCAGAGCGCGGCGACGGCGCCCGCGAGCACCACGACCCCGCTCCCGATCATCGGGACGAGCTTCGACTTCTTCTTCTCCGCTCCTTCGGCTGGCTTCTCGGCTTCTTCCGACATGGGCGCTCCTTGCGATGTGACGGTCCGCTTGCCGCCTCCGGGACAGACCCGGAGTCGCGGACCGAAATTGCAAGGCCCATGCCCCGCCCGTGCCGCCGCGGAGAACGCGGAACAGCACGCCGCATCGAGGGTTTTCGTGGAGCGCCGGCGCCCGCGGCTCCGGCGGGGTCAGATTTCTGGCGAGCGCCGTGTCGGGGAAGCCGTCATGGGGCGCGGCCGACCGGACGCCGACTGGCGGCGCGTACCGCCCCGTGGACGGACGAAAGCGGGGCGCGCACCGCGGGAGGGCTCCGGGCGGTCCGCGCCCCGGCCGAGCGTCCGGCGGGTTTACCGGACGATGTTGATGAGGTCGTTCAGGAGGGTGTCGCTCGACGTGATGACGCGGGCGTTCGCCTGGAAGCTCCGCTGGGTCGAGATGAGGTCGATGAACTCCTGCGCGATGGCGACGTTCGAGAGCTCGACGGCGCCCGCCACGATCGCGCCGAGTCCGCCGGATCCCGGGGTGCCGATCGCGGGCGAGCCCGAGTCGACGGACTCGCGATAGAGCCCGTTGCCGAGCGGCGTGAGCGCGTCGGGCGCGGTGAAGTTGGCGAGCGCCAGCTGGAAGAGCGGACGGGTCTGGCCGTTGTCGAAGACGCCGGTCACGATGCCCGCCTCGCTGAACTCGAGCGAGAGCAGCTGACCCGCGCCGTAGCCGTTCTGCGACTGGAAGCCGACGGCGGAAGGCCCGGCGAACTGGGTGATGCCGTCGATGCCCTGGCCGGGATTGGCGACCGGGTCGGTGTTCGGCGTCCCGAAATCGAGGTCGATCGTCTGCGCCGATGCGCCCGTGAACGTCACGCTGACGGTCGCCGGCGACGGCGCAGAGTTCAGCGAGCCGTCCGGGTTGAACACGAGCTGGCCGTTGCCGAGCGCGCTCAGCTCGCCCGCAGTACCGCCCGTGTCCCCGGCGTCGACCCCGACGTTGTAGTCCCAGGTGTTCGCGCCCGTCCGGGTGAAGAACAGGTTCAGCGTGTGCTTCGCGCCGAGCGAGTCGAACACGTTGATCGACGTCGTGAAGTTCGAGGTCGCGTAGGCGGTGTCGAAGGTCGTGCCGTCGAAGCCGCTCGGAATCAGCTCGACGTCGGCGCGCAGATTCGCCTTCATCTCGATCGCGGTGGTGGGCACCGGCTGGCTGCTGGAGCCGGTCACGGTGATGTTGGTCGGCGCCCCGACGGGCGCCTCGAGGGCGTTCAGCGCAAACCCCTGCACCGGCAGTCCCTGGCTGGTGACGAGGTTGCCGTCCGAGTCGAGCCGGAAGTTGCCGGCGCGCGTGAAGAGGTTGCCGTCGCGGGTGCCGACCACGAAGAAGCCGTTGCCCTCGATGGCGAGGTCGGTCGGCCGGCCGGTGCTCTCGATGTTGCCCTGCGTGAACGAGGCGCTGATGCGCCCGATGCGGGTGCCGAGGCCGATCTTGCCCGCGCTGCCGCCGCCGCCCTGCGCCGACAGCAGATCGGCGAAGTCGGTGCGACTGCCCTTGAAACCGATGGTGTTGACGTTCGCGATGTTGTTGCCGATCACGCTGAGCGCGGCGCCCGTCGCGACGAGACCGCTGCGTGCCGTACCGAGTGCTCCGAAAATGGCCATGACTTCTCCTTCCCTACTCCGTCGCTGCTTCCTGGATTTCCGTGACGTCCGCGAGCACGAGCCTGCGCTCCCCGAGGAGGAGCGTCGGCGCGCTGCCGGTGAGGTCGACGCCGGTGACCTTGCCGGTGACGAACGTGGCGATCTGCCGCGGCGCGCCGCCGGCCGGATCGGCCTGCGACAGCACCACCGCGTAGCTGCCGTCGTCGAGGCGCGGCGCGCCGCTCACCGCCGAGAGGTCGAACGTCTGCGTGCCCGCGCCAAGCCCCTGGAGGTCGACCGCCGCGACCTGCCGGCCGCTCGCGTCCACGATCTTCGCCTGCACGGTGCCGCCGCTCTGGAGCGTGAAGTCGAGCGTCGTCGCGACGCCGTCCTGCACCGCGATGCCCGCGCTCGGCCCCGTCACCTCGCGGCCGATGAAGCCGACCGCGTCGAACTTGCCGACCCTGTCGCCACCGAGCCCGGCGAGCTTGTCGTTGATCTGCGTCAGCTGCTCGAGGCTCGAGAACTGCGCGAGCTGCGCCGAGAAGTTGGCGCTGTCGAGGGGGTTCAGCGGGTCCTGGTTCTGCAGCTGCGCGATCAGGAGCTTCATGAACTCCGCCTGGTTCACGACGTCGTTCTCGCGTCCCCTGGACGCGCTCGCGCCGGACGTGCCGCTCGCACCGCTCGCGCCGCCCGTACCGCTCGCGCCGCCCGTGCCGCTCGCGCCGCTGCTCGCCGTGCTGCCGGTGTTGGCAGTCGCCTTCGACGCGATCGACGAGATGAGGCCGTACGCCGAGGTCGCGGCCGAGATCGCCAGGGAGGGAGGGATCATCGCCTCAGACCCTCACGCTCACGCGCCCGTTCGCGAGCGACGCGGCCGTGGCGTCGGCGTCCGCCGGCGCGGTGGTGGTGACGGTCGCCGACGGCGGCCCGCCCGGCGCGCCGCCGCCCCGACCCTGGTCCTCCGAGCGGGCGAAGCTCGCCGCCCCGCCGCCCGACCCGACATCGACCGAAAAGTCGGAGAGGCGGAGATCGCTCCGCTGCAGCGCCTCGTGCAGGACCTGCTGCTGGCTCGTGAGGAGCGCGCGCGTCGACTCGTGCTCGGCCACGATCACCGCTCGCACGCCGTCGCCCTGCACGTGCAGGCGGACGTCGATGTGACCGAGGCCTTCGGGCTCGAGTTGGAGGCGGATCTCGCCGCCGCCGCGAACGGCCGACAGCCGGACCGCGTCGGCGACACGCTCGCCCCAGCGCGGCTCGATCCCACCGGGATGGTGCGCGGCGTGCTCCGCGCGCGCGACGCCGGTGTCGTGACTGGTCGCCGGCGTCGAGCCGACCGCGGTGGTCGTCACCGTCGACGCGGATCCGCCGTCGGCCGGCTGGACGGAGAGCGTCGTCGCGACCTCGGGGACGGCCGGCGCCCCCGCCGACGATGCCGCTTGCGGCGTCGCTTTCTCGTGCACGACCGTCGCGCCGTGGCGATCCGACGAGCCGAGATCGAGTCCCTGGTGCTCGGGCGCGCCGCTCGCGAAGGACGACGCCTGCGCGTGCGCGATCCCCGCCCCGGCGCCGTGCTCGGCCGGCGCGCCGGCGGTCGGCTTTCCGGCGGGCGGCGCATCCCCGGCGCGCGAAAGCCGCGGCACGCCCGCGTGCGCCCGATCGGCGATCGCCGCCGAGGCCGGCGCCGTGTCGATCGCCGTCGTCGCCGAACCGTCGCCGAGCGGCGCAGCGTCCTTGTCCGCGTCCGCCTCTGCCGCCTCGACGGCCGTGGCCGCGACGGCCTCCACCTGCGGCGCGGAGTCCGCGGACATCGAGCCTGCCGCCGCGACGGTTACGGTCGCAGACCCGGCCGTCGCGAGCGTCGCGGCGATCGCGCCGCCGCTCGCCTGCCCGCCGGACGCGAGCACTGCCGCGGCGTCGCTCACCGCACCGGTCGCGCTCACCGCCGCGCCGTTCGCCGCGCCTCCGTCCGCCATCGCGCTCGCCGTGGCCACGGTCCCCGCCGGCGTCGCGCCGAGGGAGAGCGCCGCCGCCAGCGCGAGGTCGATCGTCCCCGTCGCGCCGCCGCCCGCGTCGGTCCCCCCGCCGTCCGCGTCGCCGGCGGCGAGCGGCTCCTCCCCGAGGTCGTCGCCGGCGAGCGCCGCTTCGAGCGTCGCCGGAAACGCGGACGCGGCCGTCGCGTTCCCT
The sequence above is a segment of the Deltaproteobacteria bacterium genome. Coding sequences within it:
- a CDS encoding flagellar hook protein FlgE, with translation MAIFGALGTARSGLVATGAALSVIGNNIANVNTIGFKGSRTDFADLLSAQGGGGSAGKIGLGTRIGRISASFTQGNIESTGRPTDLAIEGNGFFVVGTRDGNLFTRAGNFRLDSDGNLVTSQGLPVQGFALNALEAPVGAPTNITVTGSSSQPVPTTAIEMKANLRADVELIPSGFDGTTFDTAYATSNFTTSINVFDSLGAKHTLNLFFTRTGANTWDYNVGVDAGDTGGTAGELSALGNGQLVFNPDGSLNSAPSPATVSVTFTGASAQTIDLDFGTPNTDPVANPGQGIDGITQFAGPSAVGFQSQNGYGAGQLLSLEFSEAGIVTGVFDNGQTRPLFQLALANFTAPDALTPLGNGLYRESVDSGSPAIGTPGSGGLGAIVAGAVELSNVAIAQEFIDLISTQRSFQANARVITSSDTLLNDLINIVR
- a CDS encoding flagellar hook-length control protein FliK; its protein translation is MLAPPLLKRSLDMELTRVRGGGPEQTTGAAATGGDADLLALLLGGNATAASAFPATLEAALAGDDLGEEPLAAGDADGGGTDAGGGATGTIDLALAAALSLGATPAGTVATASAMADGGAANGAAVSATGAVSDAAAVLASGGQASGGAIAATLATAGSATVTVAAAGSMSADSAPQVEAVAATAVEAAEADADKDAAPLGDGSATTAIDTAPASAAIADRAHAGVPRLSRAGDAPPAGKPTAGAPAEHGAGAGIAHAQASSFASGAPEHQGLDLGSSDRHGATVVHEKATPQAASSAGAPAVPEVATTLSVQPADGGSASTVTTTAVGSTPATSHDTGVARAEHAAHHPGGIEPRWGERVADAVRLSAVRGGGEIRLQLEPEGLGHIDVRLHVQGDGVRAVIVAEHESTRALLTSQQQVLHEALQRSDLRLSDFSVDVGSGGGAASFARSEDQGRGGGAPGGPPSATVTTTAPADADATAASLANGRVSVRV
- a CDS encoding flagellar basal body-associated FliL family protein — encoded protein: MSEEAEKPAEGAEKKKSKLVPMIGSGVVVLAGAVAALWYLGIGPFAGGAPKHAEATAAVEEGGHGGDGHGEPAAAGHGGAGAGKGSLLSLDPFIANLADDGGRRYLKATFQIDFGNAEIPPAMQARLPQTRDLLLTLFTSKTFDDIRTPEGKQQLREEIIARVNQVLDRDLVKAVYFTEFIVQ